One window from the genome of Musa acuminata AAA Group cultivar baxijiao chromosome BXJ1-4, Cavendish_Baxijiao_AAA, whole genome shotgun sequence encodes:
- the LOC103980950 gene encoding protein trichome birefringence-like 42 — protein sequence MESHPPPLVHRKWLLCTLACFLGYLLLSYSLEKAFRPSTTIVSFPGFHGPAKLTLSGDAEAPSANYVDVSPPSEAVMSPWPTTEAEMVSPQPSAAVVENYVDVSPPSEAAMSPPPTAEAELVSLQPSAVVEMASSAESPSIPLLPQQSTSQVIDEEILTAKAAGAARNPEADGGEVGKVVEKKCDIFDGRWVYDRQRYPLYRSHWCPFLSDQVSCQRNGRPDSDYEHWRWQPNGCDLPWFNGKDMLERWRGKRVVIVGDSLNRNMWESLACILYSSVRRNRAYVKWHGSEYKVFRALDYDCSVEFFWSPFLVELKEREDHAKILRVDKLPESANRWLGADVMVFNTGHWWTHRGKMRAWNYFERREQLTEAMEANEAFNRALRTWARWVDGSVDPAKTTVFFRSVSPEHKRENLHWCYNETHPITHQRYVQLFPRSMVELVERTIRKMRTPVTYLNITRLSEYRRDAHAAVYTSKQGKLLTAGQRQEPARYADCSHWCLPGLPDTWNVLLFASFIGTPTIPS from the exons ATGGAGTCCCATCCTCCTCCCCTTGTCCACCGTAAGTGGCTGCTCTGCACCCTGGCCTGCTTCCTTGGCTACCTGCTGCTCTCCTATAGCCTTGAGAAAGCGTTCCGCCCGAGCACAACGATCGTGTCTTTCCCTGGGTTCCATGGCCCTGCTAAGCTTACTCTCAGCGGGGATGCGGAAGCGCCATCAGCGAATTATGTGGACGTGTCGCCTCCTTCTGAAGCTGTCATGTCCCCGTGGCCAACTACTGAAGCGGAGATGGTGTCTCCACAGCCCAGTGCGGCGGTCGTAGAGAATTATGTGGACGTGTCGCCTCCTTCTGAAGCTGCCATGTCCCCGCCGCCAACTGCTGAAGCGGAGCTGGTGTCTCTACAGCCCAGTGCGGTCGTAGAGATGGCTAGTTCAGCAGAGTCTCCGAGCATACCGCTGCTACCACAGCAATCCACTTCGCAGGTGATCGACGAAGAGATCCTTACGGCGAAAGCAGCTGGTGCCGCGAGGAATCCGGAAGCTGACGGCGGCGAGGTGGGTAAGGTGGTGGAGAAGAAGTGCGACATTTTCGACGGGCGGTGGGTCTACGACCGGCAGCGGTACCCGCTGTACCGTTCCCACTGGTGCCCTTTTCTCAGCGACCAAGTGAGCTGCCAGCGGAACGGCAGGCCGGACTCCGACTACGAGCACTGGCGGTGGCAGCCTAATGGCTGCGACCTTCCATG GTTTAATGGGAAGGACATGCTGGAGAGGTGGCGAGGGAAGCGAGTGGTGATCGTCGGCGACTCCCTGAACAGGAACATGTGGGAGTCCCTGGCCTGCATCCTCTACTCGTCGGTGCGGCGGAACCGCGCCTACGTCAAGTGGCACGGCTCAGAATACAAGGTCTTCCGAGCCCTG GACTATGATTGCTCGGTGGAGTTCTTCTGGAGCCCGTTCCTGGTTGAGCTGAAGGAGAGGGAAGACCACGCCAAGATCCTCAGGGTCGATAAGCTCCCGGAAAGCGCTAACCGATGGCTGGGCGCCGACGTCATGGTGTTCAACACCGGCCACTGGTGGACGCACCGCGGCAAGATGAGGGC GTGGAACTACTTCGAGCGCCGGGAGCAGTTGACGGAGGCGATGGAGGCGAACGAGGCGTTCAACAGGGCGCTCAGGACGTGGGCCCGCTGGGTTGACGGTAGTGTTGACCCCGCTAAGACCACCGTCTTCTTCAGGAGCGTCTCACCCGAGCACAAGCG GGAAAACCTACACTGGTGCTACAACGAGACCCATCCCATCACCCACCAGAGGTACGTGCAGTTGTTTCCGAGATCCATGGTGGAGTTGGTGGAGAGAACCATCAGGAAGATGAGGACGCCGGTGACGTATCTAAACATCACGCGGCTGTCGGAATACCGGAGAGATGCGCACGCAGCCGTCTACACTTCGAAGCAAGGGAAGCTGCTGACGGCGGGGCAGAGGCAGGAACCGGCAAGATATGCCGACTGCAGCCACTGGTGTCTTCCAGGATTACCTGATACTTGGAACGTGCTGCTGTTTGCTTCCTTCATCGGAACGCCCACCATCCCTTCATGA
- the LOC135644349 gene encoding malate dehydrogenase, mitochondrial-like, with translation MRRFVIRSLESAIRRGGASASSCRRFSSDSAPERKVAILGAAGGIGQPLSLLMKLNPLVSSLALYDIAGTPGVAADVSHINTRAEVVGYAGDEQLGKALEDSDVVIIPAGVPRKPGMTRDDLFNINAGIVKSLCTAISKYCPNAVVTMISNPVNSTVPIASEVFKKAGTYDERKLFGVTTLDVVRAKTFYAGKAKVPVAGVNVPVVGGHAGITILPLFSQATPASNDLSDDDIEALTKRTQDGGTEVVEAKAGKGSATLSMAYAGAIFADACLKGLNGVPDIVECSFVQSSITELPFFASKVRLGKNGLEEVLGLGPLSDYEKEGLEKLKPELKASIEKGIKFAKEN, from the exons ATGAGGCGCTTCGTGATCAGATCCCTCGAGTCGGCCATCCGTCGGGGCGGCGCCTCCGCCTCTTCCTGCCGCCGCTTCTCCTCCGACTCCGCCCCCGAGCGTAAGGTCGCGATCCTCGGCGCCGCTGGCGGGATCGGCCAGCCCCTTTCCCTCCTCATGAAGCTCAACCCCCTCGTCTCTAGCCTCGCCCTCTACGATATCGCTGGAACGCCTGGCGTCGCCGCCGACGTCAGCCACATCAACACCCGCGCTGAG GTCGTCGGCTATGCTGGCGACGAGCAGCTCGGCAAGGCCCTCGAGGACTCCGATGTGGTGATCATCCCGGCCGGCGTGCCGCGGAAACCCGGTATGACTCGTGATGATCTCTTCAACATCAACGCCGGCATCGTGAAGTCGCTATGCACCGCCATCTCCAAGTACTGCCCTAAT GCTGTTGTTACTATGATAAGCAATCCAGTGAATTCGACTGTGCCAATTGCATCTGAGGTGTTCAAGAAGGCGGGGACATATGATGAGAGGAAGCTTTTCGGTGTCACTACACTCGACGTTGTCAGGGCTAAAACTTTTTATGCTGGGAAAGCAAAGGTTCCGGTAGCTG GTGTTAATGTTCCTGTTGTTGGTGGCCATGCTGGCATAACCATCCTCCCACTGTTTTCTCAG GCAACTCCTGCCAGTAATGATTTGTCTGATGATGATATCGAGGCTCTTACAAAGAGGACACAGGATGGTGGGACGGAGGTTGTGGAGGCAAAAGCTGGGAAAGGCTCAGCAACTTTGTCTATGGC ATATGCAGGGGCCATCTTTGCAGATGCATGCTTGAAAGGTCTTAATGGAGTCCCTGACATTGTGGAGTGTTCATTTGTCCAATCAAGCATCACAGAGCTGCCTTTCTTTGCTTCAAAG GTAAGGCTCGGAAAGAATGGACTGGAGGAAGTACTCGGACTTGGTCCCCTGTCTGATTACGAGAAAGAGGGCTTGGAAAAGCTCAAGCCTGAGCTGAAGGCCTCCATCGAGAAGGGCATCAAGTTTGCAAAGGAGAATTAA
- the LOC135644354 gene encoding riboflavin synthase-like, translating into MAASSASARLHLPLARLEPSLLLPPPTSACNCYFSVSYSLSLKPSSSSIFLKPLLLPRSLRSKPLKSRAPRSSAFTCLFTGIVEEMGHVERLGPSGDDDGGIEMRIAASTVLEGVQLGDSIAVNGTCLTVSHFDPGASTFTVGLSPETLRRTALGEVGLGSPVNLERSLQPISRMGGHIVQGHIDGTGEIASFVPEGDSLWVKVRATPELLRYVVPKGFIAVDGTSLTVVKVYEEEGCFDFMLVAYTQQKVVIPLKKVGDKVNLEVDILGKYVEKLLRGRFDDHSAAITS; encoded by the coding sequence ATGGCGGCGTCGTCTGCCTCCGCCCGCCTCCATCTTCCCCTCGCCAGGCTCgaaccctctcttcttcttcctcccccgaCGAGCGCTTGCAATTGCTACTTCTCCGTCTCCTACTCGCTCTCTCTTAAACCGTCGTCGTCGTCCATCTTTCTCAAACCCCTCCTCCTTCCCCGATCCCTTCGCTCCAAGCCCCTCAAGAGCCGGGCCCCTAGATCTAGCGCCTTCACGTGCCTCTTCACCGGCATCGTGGAGGAGATGGGCCACGTCGAGCGCCTCGGCCCCTCCGGGGACGATGACGGCGGCATCGAGATGCGCATCGCCGCGAGCACCGTCCTCGAAGGCGTCCAGCTCGGTGACAGCATCGCCGTCAACGGCACCTGCCTCACCGTGTCCCACTTCGACCCCGGCGCCTCCACCTTCACCGTCGGCCTCTCGCCGGAGACCCTCCGCCGGACCGCCCTCGGTGAGGTCGGCCTTGGGTCCCCCGTCAACCTCGAGCGCTCCCTGCAGCCGATATCGCGGATGGGCGGCCACATCGTGCAGGGCCACATCGACGGCACCGGCGAGATCGCGTCCTTCGTGCCCGAGGGGGACTCGCTGTGGGTGAAAGTGCGGGCCACGCCGGAGCTGCTGCGCTACGTCGTGCCCAAGGGGTTCATTGCGGTGGACGGGACGAGCCTGACGGTGGTGAAGGTGTACGAGGAGGAGGGGTGCTTCGACTTCATGTTGGTGGCCTACACACAGCAGAAGGTGGTGATCCCGCTGAAGAAGGTCGGGGATAAGGTGAACTTGGAGGTAGATATACTCGGCAAGTACGTCGAGAAGCTTCTTAGAGGCAGATTCGATGATCATTCCGCTGCTATTACTTCTTGA
- the LOC135672041 gene encoding uncharacterized protein LOC135672041 produces MKATGIVTVASTAIMAAASYSTAVSGSLSDPKLQAPNQVSGRPSTSAITSNQGCCVRLLTTLLSSDTMEQGRESSSQEKQKQKQEDGSTPRFDGLRFIESLVTAHR; encoded by the coding sequence ATGAAGGCTACCGGCATCGTCACGGTCGCTTCTACGGCGATCATGGCGGCCGCCTCGTACTCGACTGCGGTGTCCGGCTCGCTCTCGGATCCCAAACTCCAAGCTCCAAACCAGGTAAGTGGGCGTCCGTCCACATCAGCTATAACGAGTAACCAAGGATGCTGTGTTCGGCTTCTCACCACGCTCCTCTCGTCCGACACCATGGAGCAGGGCCGAGAGTCGTCGTCTCaggagaagcagaagcagaagcaggaaGATGGATCGACTCCCAGATTCGACGGGTTGCGGTTCATCGAGTCGCTCGTCACCGCGCATCGATGA
- the LOC135644355 gene encoding eukaryotic translation initiation factor 1A, with translation MPKNKGKGGKNRKRGKNEADDEKRELVFKEDGQEYAQVLRMLGNGRCEAMCIDGSKRLCHIRGKMHKKVWIAAGDIILVGLRDYQDDKADVIFKYMPDEARLLKAYGELPENTRLNEGIGGLDEEEEGAADDYIEFEDEDIDKI, from the coding sequence ATGCCGAAGAACAAGGGTAAGGGAGGGAAGAACCGCAAGCGCGGTAAGAACGAGGCCGACGACGAGAAGCGCGAGCTGGTCTTCAAGGAGGACGGCCAGGAGTACGCCCAGGTCCTTCGGATGCTCGGCAACGGCCGCTGCGAGGCCATGTGCATCGACGGCAGCAAGCGGCTCTGCCACATCCGCGGTAAGATGCACAAGAAGGTCTGGATCGCCGCCGGCGACATCATCCTCGTCGGCCTCCGCGACTACCAGGACGACAAGGCCGACGTCATATTCAAGTACATGCCCGACGAGGCCCGTCTCCTCAAGGCCTACGGGGAGCTCCCCGAGAACACCCGCCTCAACGAAGGCATCGGAGGACTGGATGAAGAGGAGGAGGGCGCCGCTGATGACTACATCGAGTTCGAGGACGAGGACATCGACAAGATCTAA
- the LOC135672042 gene encoding protein RKD1-like: MDRKPAAKPPLFFGMDLDRMNNLMLLEEKFFSEWPHYGDSLPEVPYLLSGTDDLVPLPESLDPFDDTLGFSPSLISSDTSLPSVPCQYHVLPEPLNPVHLEDIDLEPFAWPHDCVSTSNNEDLLLDPLPLNACDFPIEALDGASGWDGKRTTEKRVDGRTSRLNDVGFDEIKNYFYMPITKAAKEMNVGLTVLKKRCRELGIARWPHRKMKSLKSLIHNVQELGKGVCEESMRKELETLEDHKRLMEENPEMQLTERTKKLRQACFKANYKRRRLSQQF, translated from the exons ATGGATCGCAAACCCGCTGCGAAGCCCCCTTTATTCTTCGGCATGGATCTCGACCGCATGAACAATCTCATGTTACTGGAGGAGAAGTTCTTCTCGGAGTGGCCTCACTATGGAGATTCCCTCCCTGAAGTCCCTTATCTCCTCAG TGGGACGGACGATCTGGTGCCGCTGCCGGAGAGTCTCGACCCGTTCGACGACACCTTGGGGTTCTCACCGTCCCTCATAAGCTCTGATACCTCTTTACCTTCGGTTCCTTGTCAGTACCATGTTCTCCCGGAACCGCTCAACCCAGTGCACTTGGAAGATATCGATCTGGAGCCGTTTGCATGGCCGCACGACTGCGTCTCGACCAGCAACAACGAAGACCTTCTGCTTGATCCCCTGCCTCTTAACGCTTGCGACTTCCCGATCGAAGCCCTCGACGGTGCGAGTGGTTGGGACGGAAAGAGAACGACGGAGAAGCGAGTTGACGGACGGACGTCGAGGCTGAACGATGTGGGCTtcgacgagatcaagaactacttcTACATGCCAATAACGAAGGCCGCCAAGGAGATGAACGTGGGGTTGACGGTGCTGAAGAAGAGGTGCAGGGAGCTCGGGATCGCCCGATGGCCTCACAGGAAGATGAAGAGCTTGAAGTCTCTGATCCATAACGTGCAG GAGTTGGGGAAGGGTGTCTGCGAGGAGAGCATGAGGAAAGAGTTGGAGACATTGGAGGACCACAAGAGGCTGATGGAGGAGAACCCTGAGATGCAATTGACCGAGAGAACGAAGAAACTTAGGCAGGCTTGCTTCAAGGCTAATTACAAGAGGAGGAGATTGTCGCAGCAGTTCTAA
- the LOC103981618 gene encoding uncharacterized protein At4g00950-like, which yields MDPTSTPPKLSLYWLPSQRPEPPGMATPPPGLPVSVPFLWEESPGKPRKQPTLGAGAIRSLDLPPRLVAAAEIKFDKTTLSPTTVLDGPERSSRAMPLGSCYSCSYGEGRTVVNMGGRKKEGVAWFWRRGSARKVTREGNSWEMSLEGLTEKGIACSSMPSSSSFSSSCKLVGDYENEVVEEGKVRITRLRRNRSIASTSTSHLWGSIYGSLKKVLPMAGRRDRKV from the exons ATGGATCCGACCTCCACTCCTCCCAAGCTCTCCCTCTACTGGCTTCCCAGCCAGCGGCCAGAGCCACCGGGCATGGCGACACCGCCTCCCGGGCTTCCGGTCTCCGTCCCCTTCCTGTGGGAAGAATCTCCGGGGAAGCCGAGGAAGCAGCCCACCCTTGGCGCCGGTGCCATCCGGAGTTTGGACCTGCCTCCTAGATTGGTGGCTGCTGCGGAGATCAAGTTCGATAAGACGACGCTGTCGCCCACCACAGTTCTCGACGGCCCAGAGCGGTCGTCCCGGGCCATGCCACTCGGCTCCTGCTACTCTTGTTCCTATGGAGAGGGAAGGACCGTCGTCAACATGGGAGGTAGGAAGAAGGAAGGAGTGGCTTGGTTTTGGAGGAGGGGAAGTGCGAGGAAGGTGACGAGGGAGGGAAACAGCTGGGAGATGAGCTTGGAAGGGCTGACAGAGAAGGGTATCGCTTGCTCCTctatgccttcttcttcttctttttcttcttcttgcaagCTTGTTGGAGACTATGAGAATGAGGTTGTAGAGGAGGGGAAGGTGAGGATCACAAGGCTGAGGAGGAACAGAAGTATTGCAAGTACATCCACCTCTCATCTCTGG GGAAGCATTTATGGCAGCCTGAAGAAGGTGTTGCCGATGGCAGGGAGAAGGGACCGCAAGGTTTGA
- the LOC135582592 gene encoding uncharacterized protein At1g51745-like, protein MGSQQDASLSSINVSVGGLVWVRRRNGSWWPGRTVGLHELPVKCLLPPRSGTPIKLLGREDGSMDWYNLEKSTRVKAFRCGEFDECIQKAMASAVHSSKFSTSTGKYVHREDAILHALEIEKSYFPSRKQNGSGMNNFYRATGCDFTKKSKKMHRLDKQRGLMARKFDTFEENSSQEIAQSLVSYEQLDKLIAADAQLMEKEHWRTPNDSEGEGINHVRDLQDIGLGIISTRKPHVHVETELFTDLALPNSASLSKSNINNRFFSSGPIISCESSGSCLKRKRSSAKAHEDVRKDCHHALSKVCKGSRIIIPSYCYWDGTFGGFWPLKEATEKTSKELLSIPSWTNITCGSGTLGETLLGASESTCKFDGTDFNSQIKDCELASMLEFIDNECSDGLVNIPLVMGDCIGEDFQKASEYCPIRDLLPRVDDKHYNGCCDNDLVSHFAEGLRESSFTDSRHQLNSVNKKAEKRGVEPHLISKNNLNYMRFSRITNSESHINGANQSENSLDQMEKKKISAGLARKIGSNHSDEFLTLDSCHCHLVKDESVSEAYDVSQSQSSDLPCSSSEWEHCQSEALKHCVINCSTSLLPSRDHERSSRRQIPISTLMTRQLFPRDRVSTLTCSKYQVVKQISTGLGSSLYDVELTVETKTSRPHVPLNSLMSKLNGKAIVGHPAPVEVMEDGSSDTLITKNDCWPATSNINRSLKNGLVIIGRATPRKKAAQTYRGVQWGNYDQLNVPSLLERKHSNSRTSRLSPRKIRRLSSIRKPEVETIVRPAVACVPLGLVFSRITEAFPSSL, encoded by the exons ATGGGCAGCCAGCAAGATGCGAGCTTAAGCAGTATCAATGTGTCGGTTGGGGGCCTGGTGTGGGTCCGCCGCCGAAATGGATCATGGTGGCCTGGACGGACTGTGGGGCTGCATGAACTGCCTGTGAAATGCTTGCTTCCTCCGAGATCGGGAACTCCCATCAAGCTTCTTGGAAGAGAAGATGGGAGCAT GGACTGGTATAATCTTGAGAAATCAACACGTGTTAAAGCATTTCGCTGTGGGGAGTTTGACGAATGCATCCAGAAGGCCATGGCTTCTGCAGTTCATTCAAGTAAATTCTCAACCAGTACAGGGAAGTACGTCCACAGAGAAGATGCCATTCTTCATGCCTTGGAGATTGAGAAGTCTTACTTTCCTTCCAGAAAGCAGAATGGCTCAGGAATGAACAACTTCTACAGAGCAACAGGTTGTGATTTTACCAAAAAATCAAAAAAGATGCATAGACTTGACAAGCAACGAGGTTTGATGGCCAGAAAATTTGATACTTTTGAAGAGAATTCATCCCAAGAGATAGCTCAATCTTTGGTGTCATATGAACAGCTGGATAAGTTGATTGCTGCTGATGctcaactgatggagaaagaacaTTGGAGAACTCCAAATGATTCAGAAGGTGAAGGAATAAACCATGTGAGAGATCTTCAGGACATAGGATTGGGGATTATATCAACTAGAAAGCCTCATGTGCATGTTGAAACAGAATTATTTACTGACTTAGCCCTTCCTAACAGTGCTTCGCTCAGCAAATCAAACATAAATAACAGGTTTTTTAGTTCTGGTCCAATAATAAGCTGTGAAAGTTCTGGTTCATGCCTGAAACGGAAGCGATCGAGTGCCAAAGCTCATGAGGATGTGAGAAAAGACTGTCACCATGCACTGAGTAAAGTTTGCAAAGGTAGTAGGATTATAATTCCGTCATATTGTTACTGGGATGGTACTTTTGGAGGATTCTGGCCTCTTAAAGAAGCTACTGAGAAAACATCAAAGGAACTGCTATCTATTCCAAGTTGGACAAATATTACATGTGGTTCAGGAACATTGGGTGAAACATTGTTGGGTGCATCTGAGAGCACTTGTAAATTTGATGGCACAGACTTCAATTCTCAAATCAAGGACTGTGAACTTGCAAGCATGTTGGAGTTCATCGACAATGAATGCTCTGATGGCCTGGTCAATATTCCCCTTGTAATGGGTGACTGTATTGGTGAAG ATTTTCAGAAGGCTTCTGAATATTGTCCGATCAGAGATCTTCTGCCACGTGTAGATGATAAGCATTATAATGGTTGCTGCGACAATGATCTTGTATCACATTTTGCTGAAGGGCTTAGAGAGAGTAGCTTTACTGATTCTCGACATCAGCTTAATAGTGTCAATAAGAAGGCAGAAAAGAGGGGTGTGGAACCACATTTAATCAGTAAAAATAACCTGAATTATATGAGGTTCAGTAGAATTACAAATTCTGAAAGCCACATCAATGGGGCCAATCAATCTGAGAATTCCTTGGATCAAatggagaagaaaaaaatttctgcAGGCTTGGCCAGAAAAATTGGCAGCAATCATTCGGATGAATTCTTGACTCTCGATAGTTGTCATTGTCATTTAGTAAAGGATGAATCAGTTTCAGAGGCATATGATGTTTCCCAATCTCAGAGTTCTGATCTTCCTTGCTCTTCTAGTGAATGGGAACATTGCCAGTCCGAAGCTTTAAAGCATTGTGTAATAAATTGCTCTACCTCACTTCTACCCTCAAGAGACCATGAGAGATCATCCAGGCGACAGATTCCTATCTCCACTCTGATGACTCGACAATTGTTTCCTCGTGACCGAGTCTCTACTCTGACTTGCTCCAAGTACCAGGTTGTGAAGCAAATAAGTACAGGTCTGGGTTCTTCACTATATGATGTTGAATTGACTGTAGAAACAAAAACTAGCAGACCTCATGTGCCTCTGAATTCTCTCATGAGTAAATTGAATGGTAAAGCAATTGTTGGCCATCCTGCTCCCGTTGAGGTCATGGAAGACGGCTCCAGTGATACTCTGATAACTAAGAACGACTGTTGGCCAGCTACAAGCAACATTAATCGGTCACTGAAGAATGGATTAGTAATTATTGGGAGAGCAACTCCTAGGAAGAAAGCAGCACAGACCTATCGTGGCGTTCAATGGGGGAACTATGATCAGCTCAATGTTCCTTCTCTTTTGGAAAGAAAACATTCAAATAGCAGAACATCAAGGTTGTCTCCCAGAAAGATCCGGAGGCTTTCATCCATCAGAAAGCCAGAGGTTGAAACGATTGTGAGACCTGCTGTTGCATGTGTTCCACTCGGACTTGTCTTTAGTAGGATTACCGAAGCATTTCCTTCATCACTATAG
- the LOC135644368 gene encoding vesicle transport v-SNARE 13-like isoform X3: MSEVFEGYERQYCEISAALSRKCTSAALLDGEQKKQKVSEIKSGVDDAESLIRKMDLEARSLQPSVKAGLLAKLREYKSDLNNLKSELKKITTVNPNQAAREDLLESGMADTLMVSADQRGRLMMSTERLNQSTERVKESRRTILETEELGVSILQDLHQQRQSLLHAHNTMVVLRSKICAWESLTQVTR, from the exons ATGAGCGAAGTTTTTGAAGGCTACGAGCGGCAGTATTGTGAGATCTCGGCGGCTCTCTCGCGGAAGTGCACATCGGCTGCTCTTCTCGATGGAG AGCAAAAAAAGCAGAAGGTTTCGGAAATTAAATCTGGCGTGGATGATGCAGAATCTTTG ATCCGAAAAATGGATCTTGAGGCAAGAAGTTTGCAGCCCAGTGTGAAAGCTGGATTGCTTGCAAAGTTGAGGGAGTACAAGTCAGACTTGAATAATTTGAAAAGTGAGCTAAAAAAGATTACTACTGTCAATCCTAACCAAGCTGCGAGGGAGGATCTGCTCGAATCAGGAATGGCCGACACACTGATG GTCTCCGCTGATCAAAGAGGAAGGTTGATGATGTCAACAGAGAGATTGAATCAATCTACTGAAAGGGTAAAGGAAAGTAGAAGAACAATTTTGGAGACAGAAGAACTTGGCGTGTCAATTCTTCAAGACCTGCATCAACAACGTCAATCTCTCTTGCATGCTCATAATACA ATGGTGGTCCTGAGGAGTAAAATTTGTGCATGGGAAAGTTTGACTCAAGTGACCAGGTGA
- the LOC135644368 gene encoding vesicle transport v-SNARE 11-like isoform X1, giving the protein MSEVFEGYERQYCEISAALSRKCTSAALLDGEQKKQKVSEIKSGVDDAESLIRKMDLEARSLQPSVKAGLLAKLREYKSDLNNLKSELKKITTVNPNQAAREDLLESGMADTLMVSADQRGRLMMSTERLNQSTERVKESRRTILETEELGVSILQDLHQQRQSLLHAHNTMVVLRSKICAWESLTQVTRYLAPVGTCSAILLFEEQVLVGIIQWPSFSHTL; this is encoded by the exons ATGAGCGAAGTTTTTGAAGGCTACGAGCGGCAGTATTGTGAGATCTCGGCGGCTCTCTCGCGGAAGTGCACATCGGCTGCTCTTCTCGATGGAG AGCAAAAAAAGCAGAAGGTTTCGGAAATTAAATCTGGCGTGGATGATGCAGAATCTTTG ATCCGAAAAATGGATCTTGAGGCAAGAAGTTTGCAGCCCAGTGTGAAAGCTGGATTGCTTGCAAAGTTGAGGGAGTACAAGTCAGACTTGAATAATTTGAAAAGTGAGCTAAAAAAGATTACTACTGTCAATCCTAACCAAGCTGCGAGGGAGGATCTGCTCGAATCAGGAATGGCCGACACACTGATG GTCTCCGCTGATCAAAGAGGAAGGTTGATGATGTCAACAGAGAGATTGAATCAATCTACTGAAAGGGTAAAGGAAAGTAGAAGAACAATTTTGGAGACAGAAGAACTTGGCGTGTCAATTCTTCAAGACCTGCATCAACAACGTCAATCTCTCTTGCATGCTCATAATACA ATGGTGGTCCTGAGGAGTAAAATTTGTGCATGGGAAAGTTTGACTCAAGTGACCAG GTATCTTGCACCAGTTGGAACCTGCTCTGCTATCTTGCTCTTTGAAGAGCAAGTCCTTGTTGGGATAATCCAATGGCCCTCTTTCTCACATACTTTGTGA